Part of the Streptomyces sp. NBC_00457 genome, ATCGGACAAATTCACCGAGTTCTTGGAGCTTGGCCATGACGACCTTGCTCTCCACCCCGAACTCCTTGGCGAGTTCGTATACCCGGACCTTAGCCACTTCGCTCCTTTTAGGTCCGGGTTGCGTCCGGACCGTCGCTACTTCATGGGCGTACTCATCGCGTGCTCATCGAGTGCTCATCGCAATCTCGACCTACTTCCAACTCGCGGGGTACCTGGGCCGCGCGGGGGTTCCGCACGACGCTTCTTACGGTGTCGCCTGCTCAGCAAGGTGCTGCTGGCAACCTTCTGTCTGCTCGACGTAGTGGCGCAACGCCTTTGTGTCGAGCGCTCCCGGGGCGCGCAGCGCCCGCGTGAACGCCCGGCGGCGTACCGCCAGGTCGAGACAGACCAGGGCGGGGTGTACATAGGCACCCCGGCCGGGCAGCGTACCGCGTGGATCAGGGACGCATGCATCCTTGATCGCCACGATGCGCAGCAGATCAGTCTTGGCCGCTCGCTTCCGGCACCCCACACAGGTGCGTTCAGGGCATGCGCGGGCTCGCGTCCGGCCAGACACTCTTAAGTCTACCTCCCCGTGCCGACCTCACCCCTTTGGGGCAAGAATCGAACGGTTCTTCACATGGATCTGTCGTGATCTAAGCGACGGGCGGCTTGGATCTATTCCCGGCCCTGCTCGGACGGCTGCTCGGTGTCCGGACGGATGTCGATCCGCCAGCCGGTGAGGCGGGCCGCGAGGCGGGCGTTCTGCCCTTCCTTGCCGATCGCCAGGGACAGCTGGTAGTCGGGCACGGTCACCCGGGCGGAGCGGGCGGCGAGGTCGACTACCTCCACCTTGGAGACCCTGGCCGGCGAGAGCGCGTTCGCCACCATCTCGGCCGGGTCGTCCGACCAGTCGACGATGTCGATCTTCTCGCCGTTCAGCTCGCCCATCACGGCGCGCACCCGGCCACCCATCGGGCCGATACAGGCGCCCTTGGGGTTCAGGCCGCTGCGGGTGGACCGTACGGCGATTTTCGTACGGTGGCCGGCCTCGCGGGCGATGGCGGCGATCTCCACCGATCCGTCGGCGATCTCGGGCACCTCCATGGCGAAGAGCTTCTTCACCAGATTGGGGTGCGTACGGGAGAGGGTGACGGAGGGGCCGCGGACGCCCTTGGCCACGCGTACGACGTACGACCGAAGCCGCATCCCG contains:
- a CDS encoding YlxR family protein; translation: MSGRTRARACPERTCVGCRKRAAKTDLLRIVAIKDACVPDPRGTLPGRGAYVHPALVCLDLAVRRRAFTRALRAPGALDTKALRHYVEQTEGCQQHLAEQATP
- the nusA gene encoding transcription termination factor NusA, whose protein sequence is MDIDMSALRGLVREKEISFDLLVEAIESALLIAYHRTEGSRRHARVQLDRETGHVTVWAKEDPEDLEEGQEPREFDDTPSGFGRIAATTAKQVILQRLRDAEDDATLGEYAGREGDIVTGVVQQGRDPKNVLVDIGRLEAILPVQEQVPGETYPHGMRLRSYVVRVAKGVRGPSVTLSRTHPNLVKKLFAMEVPEIADGSVEIAAIAREAGHRTKIAVRSTRSGLNPKGACIGPMGGRVRAVMGELNGEKIDIVDWSDDPAEMVANALSPARVSKVEVVDLAARSARVTVPDYQLSLAIGKEGQNARLAARLTGWRIDIRPDTEQPSEQGRE